GATTCACCCACCAGGAACTCACGCCATCGACGAAACGGTTTGCCTCGAAGTCCTCGAGCCACGCGCCGCTTGCGCGCGCCACCGGCACCAGCGGGAAGCGCTCGTGCTGCTTCATCTGCGTGCAGGGATGCCACACCGCGGCGAGGCTGCGGCGGACGATGTCGCGGTTGGCCAAGGGGCGGCTCAGCCGGCTACGAGGCGGTTGACCTGCGCGGCCAGGGCGCTGGTGGCCTCCGTAGCGAGCGAGCCGAGGCTGTCGCGGGGAAGCGACCCGGGTCCGTCGGACGACAAGTGGCACAACGCGGTGAACAGCGTCCGGATTTCCACGCTCGCCAGGGCGTCCCCCGTGCCCGCCACGTCGATCGTGGGGCCTTTCGTGTCGAGGGCGAGGCTTACGCCGGGCGCAAGGAGGTCAACGGAACCGTGCGCGTTCCAGTACTCGGTAAGCCGTTCGAGGATCAACCTCTCCAGCTCGCTCTTCTCTCTGGGTCCCAGCAGTGGCATGTGTCCCGGACTCCTCGACGCGGCGGGTTTCCCGGCATTTTATCCTGCCTTGGGCGGACTGCTGTGGAGCGAGTGCCTGGCGCTGGCATCCATCCAGCCCGAGTGCTAGCAACACGCGCCGGGAATTCCGTGCGAGAAAGGCTACGCGTACGCAGCCTGCCTCACCGGTAGTGATCGGTTTTTGCGGCCCCTTTCTTTCGAACCCGACGAGGAACCGGACCATGCAACTGCTCGACCGCATCGAGACGCAGCTCATCGCCAACCGCCTGCCGCTCGTGGGCGTGAGCGTGGCCGCGGTTCCCTGGGCCAACACGCCCTTTGTCCTCACGCTGCACTGGCACGGCTTCGTCGAGACGAGGCTCGCGGACGTGACCGATGCGAACGTCGTCGCCTACCAGCCGGTGCCCAGCTCGGCGCTGCAGGTGAACGAGCGCTGGGATCGCCTCGAGGAGCTCGAGAACGCGGTGCTCGACGTGGCCTGGGAGCTGGGCTCGTGGGATCTGGCTCGCCGCGAGGCGCCCCCGTTCATTCGTCCCGGCTCGAGCGCACAGGAGTCCCTGGAGTGCATGGGCGCCTTCGGGAATCTCCCCATCACCCTCGAAGGCCAGTTGCCCATCGTGGCCGAGGTGCCGGACGGAGAGGAACTCATCGATGCCGCCGGGCGATCGGGCTACGTGCAGTGGATGTTCCGCCCTGTTCGCGGCGGCGTGTGGGCGGACATCGCGGACGATACGACCTTGCAGGAAGGCGGGTACCGCAATCCCCCCTGCCCGATGCTGGCGGCGCCGACGAGGCCCGGCGCAGCACGGCGCGTGGTGTACCAGTTCGGCCGGAGCGACAAGCTGGTGAGTTGACCGCCGGCAGCTACCGGGGCGGCAACAATGTCATGATGCGGCTGGCATTTCCCTTCCAGGCGCCCCATGTCCCTCACACCGGGTGATCACGATCTGGTCATCGGCTCGTCGTGGTCTCTCGGCCAGCGATCGGGCCTGCTGTTGCTCGCGATGCTCGTGCCGGCCATCCTGCTGTTCGATTTCGTCTCCGGGAAAGGCGTTTCGCTGCAACTTTTCTACCTCGTTCCCGTCGGCATCGCGGCGTGGACCCTCGGGGCGCGTGCCGGCTACGCGATCGCGGCCGCCACGGGCCTGTCGTGGGCATTCGTGGCCCTGGCCTCCCGGGGCATGGAAAGCACGCTCGGCGCCCTGGCGTGGGAAATCGGCTCGACCTTCGGCCTGTACCTGTTCGTGGCCCATGTCCTCACGCGTCATCGCAGGTTCATGGAAGGGCTTCGCGCGACGGCGCGGGTGGACGGCGAAACCGGCGCCCTGTCGCGCCGCGAGTTCGATCGGATCCTGGACTCCGAGGTGCGGCGCTCCCGGCGCTATCGCCGGCCGCTGGCGCTTCTGCTGTTCGACATCGCGGAGGTTCGCGGCCAGGCGGCCGGCCACCTGGCCGCTGCCGTCCGCTCGCTGCAGGCGCAAGCCCGCGAGGTGGACTCCGTGGCGAGAATCGCGGACCGGCACTTCGCGGTCCTCCTGATCGAATGCAAGGAGCCGGAGCCCACTCTCGTTTACGAACGGCTGCGCGATGTCCTGGTCACCAACCTGCGGCTTGCGGCGACGGACGTCGCTGCCGGGCTGGTCATCTACCGGGGCGCCTCCGTGATCTCCGGCGGCACTCTCCTGGCGCTGGCCGAGAGCCATGCCGCCCTGGCCAAGACCGGCACCGGATTCGCCGAAGCGCAGGCAGATTGACCGCTGCTGCGCCGGCCGCGGCGTTCAAAGGGGCTTTTTCAGCGTCATTGCGCCCCTGATCTCCTTCGTGCGGTAGCCCACGGCCTTGTCCTGCGGGTAGAGCGCGGCCAGCTTCTCGCGCACGGCGGGCTTCATCGCCGCAGGATCGCCATGACAGCCCAGGCAGAGCTCCTGGGTAGGCAACGCCTTCATGTAGCGGTAGGACTTCTGCCCGCCTTCGGCGACGACCTCACCCTTTTCGAGCGTGGCCGGGTTCTCGCCTGCCGCGGCACGACGGTCGAAGTCCTCGAGCACGGCGCGCTCCCAGGCGTCGGGAGTCGCCTTCGGGTTGCGGTTCTTCAGGCTCACGCGGCGCACGGCCCATCCCGATTCCTCGGAGGCCGCCTTCGCAAGTTGCGGCGCCTTGTCGCGACAGACCGAGATGGCGCCCTCCGGCCCGCCTTTCTCGATCTCGACGCTCAGGACGGCCAGCAGTTTTGGGGGCAGGGCGCCGGCGACCTTGCGGGCTTCCGGGAGGAGGTCGGAGGCGAATGCGGGGAGCGCGGCGAGCAGAACGGTGGCGAGCAGGGTCTTCTTCATGGCGGGGTCCGGGGGAGGGTCGAAAGGGGCCGCCTGGCACGCGACCCGGCGGCGCCTTCATCTGGCGCTCTCCACGCGGTGTCCGGCAATACCTCCTTTGAGCAACCCCACCAGCGACTGTGAGCGCACACTCCGAGCGTTCTGCAGCCTGCCGCTCTTGAACTTGGGCCGCAGCGGCCTTATTATTAGCACTCGCTGCGGGTGAGTGCTAATGCCCGCCTTATTCGCGTCGGGGAGCCACTCCCTGAATGCCCTTCCGAAACACTCAGACAACCGAGGAGTCCAGCAATGAAACTGCGTCCCCTGCATGACCGTGTGATCGTCAAGCGCCTGGAAGAGGAGCGCAAGACCGCCTCCGGCATCGTGATTCCCGACACCGTCGCCGAGAAGCCCGACCAGGGCGAGGTGATGGCGATCGGCCCCGGAAAGAAGAACGACGAGGGCAAGCTTTTCCCCGTCGACGTCAAGGTCGGCGACAAGATCCTCTTCGGCAAGTACTCGGGCACCACCGTCAAGATCGACGGCGAGGAGCTGCTCGTGATGCGCGAAGAAGACATCATGGCCGTCGTGGCCTGATCGCTTCCCCCCAATCATTCGAAGAGGAACAACCATGGCTGCCAAAGACGTCAAATTCAAGGAACATGCGCGCGTTCGCATGGTCGCCGGCGTGAACATTCTCGCCGACGCGGTGAAAGTCACCCTGGGCCCCAAGGGCCGCAACGTGGTTCTCGAGCGCTCCTTCGGCGCCCCCACCGTCACCAAGGACGGCGTGTCGGTCGCGAAGGAAATCGAGCTGAAGGACAAGTTCGAGAACATGGGCGCGCAGATGGTGAAGGAAGTCGCCTCCAAGACCTCCGACATCGCCGGTGACGGCACCACGACCGCGACCGTGCTCGCCCAGTCGATCGTGGCCGAGGGCATGAAGTACGTGGCCGCCGGCATGAACCCGATGGACCTGAAGCGCGGCATCGACAAGGCCGTACTCGCCACCGTCGAGGAGCTGAAGAAGCTGAGCAAGAAGTGCGAGACCAATGAGCAGATCGCCCAGGTCGGCTCCATCTCCGCCAATGCCGACGAGAACATCGGCAAGATCATCTCCGATGCCATGCAGAAGGTCGGCAAGGAAGGCGTGATCACGGTCGAGGACGGCAAGTCGCTCGACAACGAGCTGGACATCGTGGAAGGCATGCAGTTCGACCGCGGCTACCTCTCCCCGTACTTCATCAACAATCCGGATCGCCAGATCGCCATCCTCGAGGACCCGTTCGTCCTCCTGCACGACAAGAAGATCTCCAACATCCGCGACCTCCTGCCGGTGCTCGAGCAGGTGGCCAAGGCCGGGCGTCCCCTCCTCATCGTCGCCGAAGACGTCGATGGCGAGGCGCTCGCGACGCTCGTCGTGAACAACCTGCGCGGCATCCTCAAGACCTGCGCCGTCAAGGCACCGGGATTCGGCGACCGCCGCAAGGCCATGCTGGAGGACATCGCCATCCTGACGGGCGGCACGGTGATCGCCGAAGAGCTCGGGCTCAAGCTCGAGAACGTGACCCTGAAGGACCTGGGCAAGGCCAAGCGCATCGAAGTGGCCAAGGAAGACACCACGCTCATCGATGGCGCCGGCAAGGAAGACCAGATCAAGGCGCGCGTGGCGACCATCCGCGCCCAGATCGAGGAAGCCACCAGCGACTACGACAAGGAAAAGCTCCAGGAGCGCGTGGCCAAGCTCGCCGGCGGTGTTGCGGTGATCAAGGTCGGCGCCGCCACCGAAGTCGAGATGAAGGAGAAGAAGGCCCGCGTGGAAGACGCGCTGCACGCGACGCGCGCTGCCGTGGAAGAAGGCATCGTCCCGGGCGGCGGCGTGGCGCTGCTGCGCTGCAAGGCCGCGATCGAAAAGGTCAAGGGCGACAACACCGACCAGGATGCCGGCATCAAGATCGTGCTGCGTGCCGTCGAGCAGCCGATGCGCGAAATCGCCCGCAACGCGGGTGACGAGCCCTCCGTGGTCGTGAACAAGGTCCTCGAAGGCAAGGGCAACTACGGTTACAACGCCCAGACCGGCGAGTACGGCGACATGGTGGCGATGGGCGTTCTCGATCCCACCAAGGTCACGCGCTGCGCTCTCCAGAACGCGGCTTCCGTCGCGGCTCTCATGCTCACGACCGACGCGATGGTTGCCGAGTCGCCCAAGGAAGACAAGGGCGGCGGCATGGGCGGCGGCGGCATGGGCGGCATGGGCGGGATGGGTGGCATGGGCGACATGGACATGTAACCCGCCTCCTCTCCCCGCTCCTTCAGGAGAGCAGTCGGGGGTGAGGAAAACGAAAGGCCCGCTTCGGCGGGCCTTTTTCTTGTGCCCGCCGGGCTCAGCCGGTGCGGCCGTCGGGCAGCTCGCGCCGCAGGTAACCCAGCCTGCAGCTCTTTTCGAGCTTGCCGGCGAACTTCGGAAAGTCGAGCCCGTAGCGCGCGCGCATCGCCTTGGCTTGCCCGTCGATCCAGCGCCAGCGCGGCTCGAAGGCGGGGTCGCGGAAGGCGAAGGCGACATGGTTTCCGTCGTCCGCGATGGGGAGCAGGATCACGTTGCCGGCGAAGACGGTGCGGATCATGGCGAGGTGCGCGAGTCTCTCGGCCTTCTCGCCCACGAGGTTGGCCACCATCACGCCGCGCTTCGAGAGAATGCCGCGCACGTCCTCGTAGAATTCGCGCGTGCACAGGGAGGGCGCAACGCCGTCGCGGTCGAAGGCGTCCACCAGCACGGCTTCGGGCTTTTCCTCGCACTGGGCAACGTAGCCTGCCGCGTCGGCCAGCGCCACCGTGAAGCGCGCATCGTCCGGCGGGACCAGGAACTGGTCGCGGAACGCGAGGATGTCGGGGTCGATCTCGACCGCCGTGATGCGTGCGGCAGGCAGGTGCCGATGGCAATACTTGGCGAGCGAGCCTCCGCCCAGGCCCAGCAGCAGGATCGCGCGCGGGTCGGGCAGGAACAGCAGGAACCCCATCATCTTGCGGGTGTAGGCGAACTCGAGCGCGAAAGGATCCGCCAGCCGCATCTCGCTCTGGATGAAGGCGCGAGTGAAGTACAGGCAGCGCGCCCCGTCGTCCTCGATGACGAACGGCCTCGAATAGGTCCGGGCGAGCACGCGATCCAGTGTCGCTTCGCGGTCGCAGTCGTCCGCCTCGAGCAGGCGGATCACGCCGCCTTCGTTGGCGAAGGGGTTCGGCAGTTCCAGCATCGGGCTACGCCGCCTGCAGCATGAACTCGACCTTGACTGCCTCGAAGGGAAATTCCACGCTTCCGTCCCCGGTTCGGTTCAGCACGCCGGCCTTCAGCAGCGCCGTTACGTCGCCGTGTACCGCCTTGACGTCGCGACCCACGCGCCGCGCTGCCTCGCGGATTGAAACGGGGCCGGCGCCGCACAGGGCCTTGAGAAGCTCCCATCGCTTGGCTGTCAGGACCTTCCAAAGCAACTCGGGAGTCGCGAACCCGATGCGTGCCTCGCGTTCGGCGCGCCCGGTCTTCATGGCGAGGGTCGCATCCTCCAGCGTCGTGGCCAGGGATCGAACTTCAAGAACGACGGTTTTCACGGTTCCACCTTTCAATGTCTGCGCGGAAGTCGGCCATCAACTTGCCGGGCGAGGAGAACGCATAGGATCGTTCGGCCCTGCCGAAGTGCCGATGATCGCCCTTGCCGCGTTCGTTGTCGTACAGCACCACGCACTTGCCGGCGACGACATAGGCCAGCCTGCACTTGTAGCCACGTGTCGAGGGCTCCACCGGACGCGGAACGCGCCACAGGGCAATCTCGGCGAAGGCATCCTCCTCGAGAACGACGCGATGGAGGACCAGCGCGACGGCTTTCATGTTGGAGAGAATAACAACACATCCAGGTGTTGTCAATTACTCCAACACAGAGCCCTTCAGCGCGCTTGTCCCATCGCCGAGAACACGCGGTCACGCCGCTCGCGGTCGCTCCCGTCGGCCACGCCCGGCTGGGCGCACCAGGCGAGGAGGCGATCGCCTGCCGTGCCGCCACCGGCCGCGGCGCCGCCGCCGAAGCGTTCCTTCAGCAGCTTCACCTGCAGGGCCAGGCGCTGCGGCTGGAGCTCGGCGGGACTTTCGAGGCCGAGCGCCATTTCCAGCTCGAGGAGCCCTTCGCGCCGCGCCTGGCTGCCCCGCTCGATGCGAGGCCGGTACTGCCCGGCGGTGGAGGCTTCCACCAGCGCGGCGAGCGCGGCGTCGCGCCTCGCAGCCATCTTCTTTTCCCACGCGGCAGGCAGCTCGGGCATGGCGCTCCAGCGTTCCTTCGCGGCTTCGGGCGATGCGGCCCCGGCATCGGCGAGCAGGGCGGCCTCGAGTTCACCGCACAGGCGGTCCTTCTCGTCGAGCGTCTTCCACACCGCGGCCTCGCGGGAGCGAACCCGGGCCGAGAGCGACGCTTCCACGTCCTTCACCGCGCTCCTGAATCTTCCTTCGAGCGCGCGTAACCCCGGGTCCGCCCCGCGCGTGCCTGCCCGCCAGCGATCCTGCAGGTCACGCAGCGCGGTGCGAGCTTCCTTCTCGTCCCTGTCGGTCGCCTTTGCCAGCTGTTCGAGCTGCGCGCACGTGTCCTCGAGCGTGCGGCGGCCTTCCGTCTTGCGGCCGTCCTCCTCCTTGCGCTTCGCATGGCGCGCCTCGAACACGCCATCGCACGCGGCGCGGAATCGTTCCCACAGCGCCCGTTCGTCGCGCTGCGCCAGCGGGTGCGCCTTGGAATGCTCCTGCCAGCGCGCCTGGATGGCCTTCACCAGCGAGGGGGCCTCGCGTTCCATCGCCCGGGGCAGCAGCGCCTCGACTTCCGCGATCAGCGCCAGGCGGCCGTTCTTCGCCTCTTCGCGCGCGCCGGAAAGCGTTGCGCGCAACGGGGCGAGCGCTTCCTTGAGGCGGGCGTCGAGCTTCTTCCACGCGCCGGGATCGACACTGCCCAGTTCCCCCTCGCGCCAGGCGCGGTCCGTTTCGCGTAGCCAGCGCTCGATGGCGCGCGGATCCGGCGTCTCGCCCAGCAGGGTGGGCACATGCGCGCCGGCGGCGACGATGAACTCCTCGCGCTGCTTGCGCGCGAGTTTCCTTTGCGCCGCCAGCTCGGCGAAATGCCGGGCGGCGGGCGCGTAGGCCTTTTCGCAGGCGCCGTCGAAGCGTTCCCAAAGCGAACGGGGCACGCCGGCGTGTTGCGCGTCGAGCGCCTTCCACTCGTCGCGAAGCTTCTTCACCTCGGCGGCGGTGCGCGACGCGTCCTGCGGCTGCGTGACGAGCGTCTCCGCGCGTTCGCACAGCTGCACGCGCGCGTTCTGCTGGCCGAACGATTCCCAGCGCTCCAGCTCGCCCAGTTGCTGGCCGATACGGCCCATGCGCTGCTGGGCCGGCTTCGGCAACGCCGCGGCATCGGACTTGATCGCCTTCATCTCGTCCACCGCGGCACGCGCCGCGTGCACCTGGCCCGCGGCCAGCGCCTGCTCCGCCACGAGCAGCAGGGCGTGGACGCGATCCTGCACCACGCTCGCTTCCTCGCGAGCGGCCTGCGCATGGCCGAGCCGGCGCTGCTCGATGACCATGAGCGCCGCCTCGAAGCGGCGGGTGAGGGCGGGCGTGCGGATGGCGCGGTCGAGCGCCTGCCAGCGCTCCGGCAGTTGCGCGTTGTCCACCGACGTATCGGCGGCCAGTTGCTCGGCTTCGACCACCAGCGCCTCGGCGCCGGCCAGCGCCCGCAGTTCCTGCTCCCAGGCATCGAGGCGGGCCCGCGCCGCGGCAAGCCGGGACTGCACCGCCTCGTCGCCCAGCCCGCGTGCCTCTTCGCCCAGCGCAGCGAGTTCCGTGCGAAGATCGGTAAGCGCCTCCGGCCCGTCGGGAGAGGAGAGGTTCGCGATCCAGTCGTTCACGCGACGCGCGAAGCGCGCGCGCGCCGCCTGCTCGACCTGCTCGCGGTCGAACCGCGCCTGCAGGGCCCGGCGCGCCGCCTCGCAGCGCTCGAGCCGGGTCGCGTCCTCGTGCATGTCCAGCGCCTGCCAGCGGCGATTCAGGTCAACGACCGCCGTGAGGATGGGGCCGGGCGTGCCGGCGAGCGCTTCCAGTTGCGCGAGGATCGCGTCGGCCTCGCAGGCCTGGCCCTCGCGGTCCTTCATCGCCTCCAGGCGCTGCTTCGCGAGACGGGCGACGCCGCGGTCCTTGTTCTTCGCCGCCTCGACGAGCGCGCGCAGGCCCTCGGGAGAGCGGACGCACTCGGCCGCCGCGAGCCGCGTTTCCGCGTGGCCGCCCGCCAGCGCCAGGTCGACGAGCAGCGGTTCGTCCCGAATGCCGGCGATCGCGACGAGGCGCCGCTCGGCATCCTTCGCGTGCCGCGCCACGTCGCTGCGGATCGCGTCGCTGCAGTCGGGCGCGGCCAGGAAGGCCCGGGCGTCGGCTGCATCGGTCGTGGCCGCGAGCACTCGGCCGAGCGCGGCGGCCAGCGCCGCGCGCATGTCCGCGTCCGTTTCCTTTCCCCAGGCGGTCCCGAGCGCGGCGAGGCTGGTGCACCGCTCCGCCGCGGCGGTGCGCACCTCGGGCGCTGGATCGCCGGTGACGAGCGAGGCGAGTTCGGATGAATCCGGCGGCAGGTGCGCCACGCCCAGGACGCGCTGCGTGGCCTCGGGATGCTCGTGAAGAGGGGTGCGGGAGAAGAGCCGGGTGACCATGGTGGGGGCGGGAGTCGGTACGGGGGGCCCACGCGGAACGGGGGCTGTACCCGAATGATAATCCCTGCCGGACTGATCTGAATCAGCCGGGCGCATTGCATGCTCCCGGACCGCCCCGTACACTTCGACCCGATCCTATCGGTCTTCGATAGCGAAACTCGATAATGGGCGAGAAGGAAATCTACGGCGGCCTGGTCCGCTTGCACGTGCTGCACCACGCGTGCCATGAACCCATCTTCGGCCAGGGGATCATGGACGAGCTCGCGCACCACGGCTACCGGCTGGGTCCCGGGACGATGTACCCGATCCTGCACGGGCTCGAGCGGGGCGGGTACCTGAAGTCGTCGGTCGAGAAGGTCGGCAAGCGCAACCGGCGCACGTACATCGCCACTGCGGCCGGAAGGAAGGCACTGAATGCGGCGAAGGGAAGGGTCTGGGAGCTGTTCAGGGAGTTGTTCGAGGACGAGCTGTCGAGCGTGCCGCGGAACAAGGTGGCTCGTGACGGGAAAACCATGAAGAAAACGGGAGAAGGGCAATGAAATTGCATTCAGGCATGGGCATCACCAGCATCGCGGCAACCGCGATCCTCGTTTTCACGCCGCTTGGCGCGTCGGCGCAGGCGATCGGCGGGACGGTGACGGACGGAGGCAGGCAGGCCATTTCCGGGGCGACGGTCTTTCTCGTGCCCGCGGCCGACGTGGCGAAGATGAAGAAGGCGCCATCCTTCAACATCCGCCGCGATGTCGATGACGACGAGCCGATGGACGACAATATTGCCGCCAACGGCGACAAGTACCAGCACGCGGAAACCGACGGCAAGGGCGAATTCAGCTTCCCGAGCGCGGCGGCCG
The sequence above is a segment of the Betaproteobacteria bacterium genome. Coding sequences within it:
- a CDS encoding diguanylate cyclase gives rise to the protein MQLLDRIETQLIANRLPLVGVSVAAVPWANTPFVLTLHWHGFVETRLADVTDANVVAYQPVPSSALQVNERWDRLEELENAVLDVAWELGSWDLARREAPPFIRPGSSAQESLECMGAFGNLPITLEGQLPIVAEVPDGEELIDAAGRSGYVQWMFRPVRGGVWADIADDTTLQEGGYRNPPCPMLAAPTRPGAARRVVYQFGRSDKLVS
- a CDS encoding GGDEF domain-containing protein translates to MSLTPGDHDLVIGSSWSLGQRSGLLLLAMLVPAILLFDFVSGKGVSLQLFYLVPVGIAAWTLGARAGYAIAAATGLSWAFVALASRGMESTLGALAWEIGSTFGLYLFVAHVLTRHRRFMEGLRATARVDGETGALSRREFDRILDSEVRRSRRYRRPLALLLFDIAEVRGQAAGHLAAAVRSLQAQAREVDSVARIADRHFAVLLIECKEPEPTLVYERLRDVLVTNLRLAATDVAAGLVIYRGASVISGGTLLALAESHAALAKTGTGFAEAQAD
- a CDS encoding DUF3365 domain-containing protein, encoding MKKTLLATVLLAALPAFASDLLPEARKVAGALPPKLLAVLSVEIEKGGPEGAISVCRDKAPQLAKAASEESGWAVRRVSLKNRNPKATPDAWERAVLEDFDRRAAAGENPATLEKGEVVAEGGQKSYRYMKALPTQELCLGCHGDPAAMKPAVREKLAALYPQDKAVGYRTKEIRGAMTLKKPL
- the groES gene encoding co-chaperone GroES, with the translated sequence MKLRPLHDRVIVKRLEEERKTASGIVIPDTVAEKPDQGEVMAIGPGKKNDEGKLFPVDVKVGDKILFGKYSGTTVKIDGEELLVMREEDIMAVVA
- the groL gene encoding chaperonin GroEL (60 kDa chaperone family; promotes refolding of misfolded polypeptides especially under stressful conditions; forms two stacked rings of heptamers to form a barrel-shaped 14mer; ends can be capped by GroES; misfolded proteins enter the barrel where they are refolded when GroES binds); this translates as MAAKDVKFKEHARVRMVAGVNILADAVKVTLGPKGRNVVLERSFGAPTVTKDGVSVAKEIELKDKFENMGAQMVKEVASKTSDIAGDGTTTATVLAQSIVAEGMKYVAAGMNPMDLKRGIDKAVLATVEELKKLSKKCETNEQIAQVGSISANADENIGKIISDAMQKVGKEGVITVEDGKSLDNELDIVEGMQFDRGYLSPYFINNPDRQIAILEDPFVLLHDKKISNIRDLLPVLEQVAKAGRPLLIVAEDVDGEALATLVVNNLRGILKTCAVKAPGFGDRRKAMLEDIAILTGGTVIAEELGLKLENVTLKDLGKAKRIEVAKEDTTLIDGAGKEDQIKARVATIRAQIEEATSDYDKEKLQERVAKLAGGVAVIKVGAATEVEMKEKKARVEDALHATRAAVEEGIVPGGGVALLRCKAAIEKVKGDNTDQDAGIKIVLRAVEQPMREIARNAGDEPSVVVNKVLEGKGNYGYNAQTGEYGDMVAMGVLDPTKVTRCALQNAASVAALMLTTDAMVAESPKEDKGGGMGGGGMGGMGGMGGMGDMDM
- a CDS encoding fused MFS/spermidine synthase, which translates into the protein MLELPNPFANEGGVIRLLEADDCDREATLDRVLARTYSRPFVIEDDGARCLYFTRAFIQSEMRLADPFALEFAYTRKMMGFLLFLPDPRAILLLGLGGGSLAKYCHRHLPAARITAVEIDPDILAFRDQFLVPPDDARFTVALADAAGYVAQCEEKPEAVLVDAFDRDGVAPSLCTREFYEDVRGILSKRGVMVANLVGEKAERLAHLAMIRTVFAGNVILLPIADDGNHVAFAFRDPAFEPRWRWIDGQAKAMRARYGLDFPKFAGKLEKSCRLGYLRRELPDGRTG
- a CDS encoding DNA-binding protein; the protein is MKTVVLEVRSLATTLEDATLAMKTGRAEREARIGFATPELLWKVLTAKRWELLKALCGAGPVSIREAARRVGRDVKAVHGDVTALLKAGVLNRTGDGSVEFPFEAVKVEFMLQAA
- a CDS encoding DUF349 domain-containing protein: MVTRLFSRTPLHEHPEATQRVLGVAHLPPDSSELASLVTGDPAPEVRTAAAERCTSLAALGTAWGKETDADMRAALAAALGRVLAATTDAADARAFLAAPDCSDAIRSDVARHAKDAERRLVAIAGIRDEPLLVDLALAGGHAETRLAAAECVRSPEGLRALVEAAKNKDRGVARLAKQRLEAMKDREGQACEADAILAQLEALAGTPGPILTAVVDLNRRWQALDMHEDATRLERCEAARRALQARFDREQVEQAARARFARRVNDWIANLSSPDGPEALTDLRTELAALGEEARGLGDEAVQSRLAAARARLDAWEQELRALAGAEALVVEAEQLAADTSVDNAQLPERWQALDRAIRTPALTRRFEAALMVIEQRRLGHAQAAREEASVVQDRVHALLLVAEQALAAGQVHAARAAVDEMKAIKSDAAALPKPAQQRMGRIGQQLGELERWESFGQQNARVQLCERAETLVTQPQDASRTAAEVKKLRDEWKALDAQHAGVPRSLWERFDGACEKAYAPAARHFAELAAQRKLARKQREEFIVAAGAHVPTLLGETPDPRAIERWLRETDRAWREGELGSVDPGAWKKLDARLKEALAPLRATLSGAREEAKNGRLALIAEVEALLPRAMEREAPSLVKAIQARWQEHSKAHPLAQRDERALWERFRAACDGVFEARHAKRKEEDGRKTEGRRTLEDTCAQLEQLAKATDRDEKEARTALRDLQDRWRAGTRGADPGLRALEGRFRSAVKDVEASLSARVRSREAAVWKTLDEKDRLCGELEAALLADAGAASPEAAKERWSAMPELPAAWEKKMAARRDAALAALVEASTAGQYRPRIERGSQARREGLLELEMALGLESPAELQPQRLALQVKLLKERFGGGAAAGGGTAGDRLLAWCAQPGVADGSDRERRDRVFSAMGQAR
- a CDS encoding helix-turn-helix transcriptional regulator, with the protein product MGEKEIYGGLVRLHVLHHACHEPIFGQGIMDELAHHGYRLGPGTMYPILHGLERGGYLKSSVEKVGKRNRRTYIATAAGRKALNAAKGRVWELFRELFEDELSSVPRNKVARDGKTMKKTGEGQ